From Pseudomonas fluorescens, one genomic window encodes:
- a CDS encoding Fic family protein — protein sequence MIKSPPTIDPHVLDRLARSPHKEKLAEYLALLKPLDDQGRYLPFDDLRYRWAPGLDTTLCWALVKKARAAQYVSLLPVGEPTRWGQFVLTPLAHKTLSAVDRQATTAALEYMTHHIGETAHFSYLLNDLIEDEAISSSQLEGAATTTRVAKDMLKRNRLPRSSDERMVIGNYKMMLLAWEKRDEPLSLGLIRQLHGVGVEGIDDGQYSPGQFRSNDQVVVQDAQGNTVHTPPPASGLGARLERLSNWINQAQNDPLHGDYVHPLIRAIALHFAIGYEHPFRDGNGRVARALFYWLMFKHDFSAFRYIAISILLRNAPVKYGRSYLYSESDGLDLTYFIDYQCSVILRAVTEFTAAYRNSLEYAKGFNHWLEESGLFKQLSDKQRTLVQVAKSGMAKEFTAVNVKENLDCSYNTAASTLNGLVELKVFEKRKMGREWVFFLRDAANIQAEWK from the coding sequence ATGATCAAAAGCCCTCCCACCATCGACCCCCATGTGCTGGATAGACTCGCGCGCTCTCCCCACAAGGAAAAGCTTGCCGAGTACCTGGCCTTGCTCAAGCCGCTGGATGATCAGGGGCGATATTTGCCGTTCGATGATCTGCGTTACCGCTGGGCCCCGGGCCTGGATACAACCTTGTGCTGGGCCTTGGTGAAAAAGGCCCGCGCCGCGCAGTACGTAAGCTTGTTGCCCGTAGGAGAACCGACGCGCTGGGGGCAGTTCGTGCTTACGCCGCTGGCACACAAAACCCTGTCGGCGGTGGACCGCCAGGCAACCACTGCCGCCCTGGAATATATGACCCATCACATCGGTGAGACGGCGCATTTCAGTTACCTGCTCAATGACCTGATCGAAGATGAGGCCATCAGCAGCAGTCAGTTGGAAGGGGCGGCGACCACCACACGGGTGGCCAAGGACATGCTCAAGCGTAACCGCCTGCCACGCTCGTCGGATGAGCGGATGGTCATCGGCAACTACAAGATGATGCTGTTGGCCTGGGAAAAGCGCGATGAGCCATTGAGTCTCGGACTGATTCGGCAACTGCATGGTGTCGGAGTGGAGGGTATCGATGACGGGCAATATTCACCTGGCCAGTTCCGCAGCAACGATCAGGTCGTGGTGCAGGATGCCCAAGGCAATACCGTGCATACGCCGCCACCGGCGTCCGGCCTCGGCGCGCGGCTGGAGCGTTTGAGTAACTGGATCAATCAGGCGCAAAACGATCCGCTTCACGGTGACTATGTGCACCCGCTGATCAGGGCCATTGCCCTGCATTTTGCGATTGGCTACGAGCATCCATTCCGCGATGGCAATGGCCGAGTGGCACGAGCGTTGTTTTACTGGCTGATGTTCAAGCATGATTTTTCGGCGTTTCGCTACATTGCCATCAGCATTCTGCTGCGCAATGCCCCGGTGAAATATGGCCGGTCCTATCTGTACAGCGAAAGCGATGGCCTGGACCTCACTTATTTCATCGACTACCAGTGTTCGGTGATTCTAAGGGCCGTCACCGAGTTTACGGCGGCGTACCGCAACAGCCTGGAATACGCCAAGGGCTTTAACCATTGGCTGGAGGAGTCCGGGTTGTTCAAACAGTTGAGCGATAAACAACGCACGCTGGTCCAGGTAGCGAAGAGTGGCATGGCCAAGGAGTTCACTGCGGTCAACGTCAAGGAGAACCTGGATTGCTCCTACAACACCGCGGCCAGCACCCTTAATGGTCTGGTCGAACTCAAGGTATTTGAAAAGAGAAAGATGGGGCGCGAGTGGGTGTTCTTCCTACGGGATGCGGCGAACATCCAGGCCGAATGGAAGTAG
- a CDS encoding YbaY family lipoprotein, whose protein sequence is MKKLTLLAAATLLSACQSTTPTGKASLDGEVFYLQRIALPPTATLSVSLQDVSLADAPAQVIDEQKGQVQGQVPLKFHLSYDPQQIQPGHRYSVSARIENDGKLLFITTEHHAVQLDGSDPQPMKVRVDAVR, encoded by the coding sequence ATGAAAAAACTGACCCTGCTCGCCGCCGCTACCCTGCTCAGCGCCTGCCAGTCGACCACACCAACCGGTAAAGCCAGCCTCGACGGCGAGGTGTTTTACCTGCAGCGCATCGCCCTGCCGCCAACTGCGACCCTGAGTGTCAGCCTGCAAGACGTGTCCCTGGCCGATGCGCCGGCACAGGTGATTGACGAACAGAAAGGCCAAGTCCAGGGCCAGGTCCCGCTGAAATTCCACCTCAGCTATGACCCGCAGCAAATACAACCTGGGCACCGTTACTCGGTGAGCGCGCGGATCGAGAACGACGGCAAACTGTTGTTCATCACCACCGAACATCACGCCGTGCAACTGGACGGCAGCGACCCGCAACCGATGAAAGTTCGCGTCGACGCTGTTCGCTGA
- a CDS encoding putative RNA methyltransferase yields the protein MLACPICSAPLSAVDNGVACPVGHRFDRARQGYLNLLPVQHKNSRDPGDNQAMVEARRDFLNAGHYAPVARRLAELAAERTPQRWLDIGCGEGYYTAQIADALPAADGYALDISREAVKRACKRNPQLTWLIASMARIPLADASCQFLASVFSPLDWDEAKRLLSPGGGLMKVGPTSGHLMELRERLYDEVREYTDDKHLALVPQGMSLQHSETLDFKLTLVSPQDRANLLAMTPHGWRASAERRTAVIEQAEPFEVSVSMRYDYFVLQ from the coding sequence ATGCTCGCCTGCCCTATCTGCAGCGCGCCGCTGAGTGCGGTCGACAATGGCGTGGCATGCCCGGTCGGACATCGCTTCGACCGCGCCCGCCAGGGCTACCTGAACCTGTTGCCGGTGCAGCACAAGAACAGCCGCGACCCGGGCGATAACCAGGCCATGGTCGAGGCCCGCCGCGACTTTCTCAACGCCGGTCACTACGCCCCGGTTGCCCGGCGCCTGGCCGAGCTGGCCGCCGAACGGACGCCGCAACGCTGGTTGGACATTGGTTGTGGCGAGGGTTACTACACCGCGCAAATCGCCGATGCCCTGCCCGCTGCCGATGGCTACGCCCTGGATATTTCCCGCGAAGCGGTGAAACGTGCCTGCAAGCGCAACCCGCAATTGACCTGGTTGATCGCCAGCATGGCGCGCATTCCTTTGGCCGATGCCAGTTGCCAGTTCCTCGCCAGCGTGTTCAGCCCGCTCGACTGGGACGAAGCCAAGCGCTTGCTCAGCCCGGGTGGCGGCTTGATGAAAGTCGGCCCAACCAGTGGCCACCTGATGGAACTGCGCGAGCGCTTGTACGACGAAGTGCGCGAGTACACCGACGACAAGCACCTGGCATTGGTGCCGCAAGGCATGAGCCTGCAACACAGCGAGACCCTGGACTTCAAGCTGACCCTGGTCAGTCCCCAGGATCGCGCCAACCTGCTGGCCATGACCCCTCACGGCTGGCGCGCGAGTGCCGAGCGCCGGACCGCGGTCATCGAACAGGCCGAGCCGTTCGAGGTCAGTGTGTCGATGCGCTACGATTACTTCGTTCTGCAGTAA
- a CDS encoding cold-shock protein → MATRETGNVKWFNDAKGYGFIQREGGADVFVHYRAIRGEGHRSLTEGQQVEYAVVDGQKGLQAEDVIGL, encoded by the coding sequence ATGGCAACGCGCGAGACCGGCAACGTGAAGTGGTTCAACGACGCCAAGGGCTATGGCTTTATTCAGCGTGAAGGCGGGGCGGATGTGTTTGTGCACTACCGCGCGATTCGTGGCGAAGGCCACCGTTCATTGACCGAAGGCCAGCAGGTGGAATATGCGGTGGTCGACGGCCAAAAAGGCCTGCAGGCCGAAGACGTAATCGGCCTGTAA
- a CDS encoding efflux RND transporter permease subunit: protein MGFNLSAWALRNRQIVLFLMILLAVVGTLSYTKLGQSEDPPFTFKAMVIKTNWPGATAQEVSRQVTERIEKKLMETGEYERIVSFSRPGESQVTFIARDSMHSVEIPELWYQVRKKVSDIRQTLPPGIQGPFFNDEFGTTFGNIYALTGEGFDYAVLKDYADRIQIQLQRVKDVGKVELLGVQDEKIWIELSNLKLATLGLPLAAVQQALEEQNALSNAGFFETGSERLQLRVSGNFQSVEQIQQFPIRVGDRTFRIGDVADVRRGFNDPPAPRMRFMAEDAIGLAVAMKDGGDILVLGKALEAEFERIQNNLPAGMQLRKVSDQPAAVKTGVGEFVRVLVEALAIVLLVSFFSLGVRTGMVVALSIPLVLAMTFACMYYLGIGLHKISLGALVLALGLLVDDAIIAVEMMAIKMEQGFDRIKAASYAWTSTAFPMLTGTLITAAGFLPIATAQSGTGEYTRSIFQVVTIALLASWVAAVLFVPYLGEKLLPDLAKIHAAKHGAGQPDPYATPFYQRVRRLVEWCVRRRKTVITLTLMLFVASVVLFRFVPQQFFPASGRLELMVDLKLAEGASLSNTTDDVKRLEAMLKERAGIENYVAYVGTGSPRFYLPLDQQLPAASFAQFVVLANTIEERETLRTWLIETLNQQFPTLRSRVTRLENGPPVGYPVQFRVTGEHIEEVRALARKVAAKVRENPHVVNVHLDWEEPSKVVYLNIDQDRARALGVSTANLSKFLQSSLTGSTVSQYREDNELIEILLRGTVHERTELSRLSSLAVPTDNGRSVALSQVATLEYGFEEGIIWHRNRLPNVTVRADIYGKEQPATLVKQILPTLEPIRAELPDGYLLDVGGTVEDSTRGQDSVKAGVPLFIVVVLTLLMVQLRSFSRTAMVFLTAPLGLIGVTLFLMVFRQPFGFVAMLGTIALSGMIMRNSVILVDQIEQDIRAGLKPWQAIIEATVRRFRPIVLTALAAVLAMIPLSRSVFFGPMAVAIMGGLIVATALTLLFLPALYAAWFRIRKE, encoded by the coding sequence ATGGGTTTCAATCTTTCCGCCTGGGCGCTGCGTAATCGCCAGATCGTACTGTTCCTGATGATTCTGCTGGCGGTCGTCGGCACCTTGTCGTACACCAAGTTGGGGCAGAGCGAAGATCCGCCCTTCACCTTCAAGGCCATGGTGATCAAAACCAATTGGCCGGGCGCAACGGCCCAGGAGGTCTCGCGGCAGGTCACCGAGCGTATTGAAAAGAAACTGATGGAGACCGGTGAATACGAGCGCATCGTTTCGTTCTCGCGTCCCGGTGAATCCCAGGTCACGTTCATTGCCCGCGACTCGATGCACTCGGTGGAGATTCCCGAGCTGTGGTACCAGGTGCGCAAGAAGGTCAGCGACATCCGCCAGACCCTGCCACCGGGCATCCAGGGGCCGTTTTTCAACGACGAATTCGGCACCACCTTCGGCAATATCTATGCGCTGACTGGTGAAGGGTTTGATTACGCAGTGCTCAAGGACTACGCCGATCGCATCCAGATCCAGCTGCAACGGGTCAAAGATGTCGGCAAGGTCGAACTGCTCGGGGTGCAGGACGAGAAGATCTGGATCGAGCTGTCCAACCTCAAGCTGGCGACCCTTGGGCTGCCGCTGGCTGCGGTCCAGCAGGCACTGGAAGAACAGAACGCGCTGTCCAATGCCGGCTTTTTCGAGACCGGCAGCGAACGCTTGCAACTGCGGGTGTCGGGTAACTTCCAGTCGGTTGAACAGATCCAGCAATTCCCGATTCGCGTAGGCGATCGCACCTTCCGTATTGGCGACGTCGCCGATGTGCGCCGTGGCTTCAACGATCCGCCGGCACCGCGCATGCGCTTCATGGCTGAAGATGCCATCGGCCTGGCTGTGGCGATGAAGGACGGTGGCGACATTCTGGTGCTCGGCAAGGCCCTGGAGGCGGAGTTCGAGCGCATCCAGAACAACCTGCCGGCGGGCATGCAGTTGCGCAAGGTCTCCGACCAGCCAGCGGCGGTGAAAACCGGTGTGGGCGAGTTTGTCCGAGTATTGGTCGAGGCGTTGGCGATCGTCCTGTTGGTGAGTTTCTTCTCCCTCGGCGTGCGCACTGGCATGGTGGTCGCGCTGTCGATTCCGTTGGTGTTGGCGATGACCTTCGCCTGCATGTATTACCTGGGCATCGGCCTGCACAAGATTTCCCTGGGCGCCCTGGTGCTGGCCCTTGGGCTGCTGGTGGACGACGCGATCATTGCCGTGGAAATGATGGCGATCAAGATGGAGCAGGGTTTTGACCGGATCAAGGCGGCCAGCTATGCCTGGACCAGCACCGCCTTCCCGATGCTCACCGGTACCCTGATCACTGCCGCCGGTTTCTTGCCGATCGCCACCGCGCAATCGGGCACCGGCGAATACACCCGTTCGATCTTCCAGGTGGTGACCATCGCCCTGCTGGCCTCCTGGGTGGCGGCGGTGCTGTTCGTGCCGTACCTGGGCGAGAAGCTGCTGCCGGATCTGGCGAAAATCCACGCCGCCAAGCATGGCGCCGGGCAGCCGGATCCTTACGCCACGCCGTTTTACCAGCGAGTGCGCCGGCTGGTGGAGTGGTGCGTGCGTCGGCGTAAAACGGTGATTACCTTGACCCTCATGCTCTTCGTGGCCTCGGTGGTGCTCTTCCGGTTTGTCCCGCAGCAGTTTTTCCCGGCCTCTGGTCGCCTGGAATTAATGGTCGACCTGAAACTGGCCGAAGGCGCCTCGCTGAGCAACACCACGGATGATGTCAAGCGTTTGGAGGCGATGCTCAAGGAGCGCGCTGGCATTGAAAACTATGTGGCCTACGTCGGCACCGGTTCGCCGCGCTTCTACCTGCCGCTGGACCAGCAATTGCCGGCGGCCAGCTTTGCCCAGTTTGTCGTGTTGGCCAATACCATCGAAGAGCGCGAGACCCTGCGCACCTGGCTGATCGAGACCCTTAACCAGCAGTTCCCGACTTTGCGTTCGCGGGTCACGCGCCTGGAAAACGGGCCGCCTGTGGGCTATCCGGTGCAGTTCCGAGTCACCGGCGAACACATCGAGGAAGTCCGCGCACTGGCGCGCAAGGTAGCGGCCAAGGTCCGTGAGAACCCGCATGTGGTCAACGTGCACCTGGACTGGGAAGAACCGAGCAAGGTGGTCTACCTGAACATCGATCAGGACCGCGCCCGGGCGTTGGGCGTAAGCACCGCCAACCTGTCGAAGTTCCTGCAAAGCTCGCTGACCGGCTCCACTGTCAGTCAGTACCGCGAGGACAACGAGTTGATCGAAATCCTCCTGCGCGGCACGGTGCACGAGCGCACTGAGCTGTCGCGGCTGTCGAGCCTGGCGGTGCCGACCGATAACGGCAGGAGCGTGGCCCTGTCCCAGGTCGCGACCCTGGAATACGGCTTCGAGGAGGGCATCATCTGGCACCGTAACCGCCTGCCCAACGTGACAGTGCGCGCCGACATCTATGGCAAGGAGCAACCGGCAACCCTGGTCAAGCAGATCCTTCCGACCCTGGAGCCAATCCGTGCCGAATTGCCGGATGGCTATTTGCTGGATGTTGGCGGTACGGTGGAAGACTCTACCCGTGGCCAGGATTCGGTGAAGGCCGGCGTGCCGTTGTTCATCGTGGTCGTCCTGACTTTGCTGATGGTGCAGCTGCGCAGCTTCTCGCGCACGGCCATGGTGTTCCTCACCGCGCCGCTGGGGTTGATTGGCGTGACGCTGTTCCTGATGGTGTTCCGCCAGCCGTTCGGCTTCGTGGCCATGCTCGGCACCATCGCCCTGTCGGGGATGATCATGCGCAACTCGGTGATCTTGGTGGACCAGATCGAACAGGACATCCGCGCCGGCCTGAAACCCTGGCAGGCAATCATCGAAGCCACGGTGCGGCGCTTCCGGCCCATCGTGCTGACTGCACTCGCGGCGGTACTGGCGATGATTCCCTTGTCGCGCAGCGTGTTCTTCGGGCCGATGGCGGTGGCGATCATGGGCGGGCTGATTGTCGCCACGGCGCTGACCCTGCTGTTCCTGCCGGCGCTGTATGCGGCGTGGTTCAGGATCAGGAAGGAGTAG
- the plsB gene encoding glycerol-3-phosphate 1-O-acyltransferase PlsB translates to MTRSPFRRLVFGALRRLLYLWVRSETINQSSFTLNLDRSRPVFYVLQSPSLTDLAVLDRECTKAGLPRPVLPVSVGNLLEPAAFFYLTPAPDWLGRQDKRGAPPTLTRLVSALSQNAAEDAQIIPVSVFWGQSPDSESSPWKLLFADSWAVTGRLRRLMSIMILGRKTRVQFSAPIHLRELIEHNKGHERTVRMAQRILRVHFRNLKTAVIGPDISHRRNLVKGLVNQPLVRQAILDEAERENITPEKAKAQALRYGNEIASDYTYTAIRFLEVVLSWFWNKIYDGIKVNHIEGVQKVAPGHEVIYVPCHRSHIDYLLLSYLLFRNGLTPPHIAAGINLNMPVIGGLLRRGGAFFMRRTFKGNPLYTSVFNEYLHTLFTKGFPVEYFVEGGRSRTGRMLQPKTGMLAITLRSFLRSSRMPIVFVPVYIGYERVLEGRTYLGELRGASKKKESIFDIFKVVGALKQRFGQVAVNFGEPIKLAEFLDSEQPDWRSQDLGPQFRPNWLNETTHRLGERVARHLNEAAAINPVNLVALALLSTSRLALDDRAMARVLDLYLALLRRVPYSPHTTLPEGDGRALIEHVKDMDLLSEQSDALGKILYLDEQNAVLMTYYRNNVLHIFALPALLASFFQSASRMSREQILRYSRALYPYLQSELFIRWSLDELDAVIDQWLEAFVEQGLLRFENNVYLRPAPSSRHFVLLTLLSKSIAQTLQRFYMAISLLLNSGQNTLSAEELEDLCTVMAQRLSILHGLNAPEFFDKSLFRHFIQTLLDLDVLRRDEAGKLSHHELLGELAEGAAKRVLPAEIRLSIRQVALHRSEDAADQPMPAQTL, encoded by the coding sequence ATGACCCGCTCCCCGTTCCGCCGTCTGGTGTTTGGCGCCCTGCGCCGACTGTTGTACCTCTGGGTTCGCTCGGAAACGATCAACCAGTCGTCCTTTACCCTCAACCTCGACCGCAGTCGCCCCGTGTTCTATGTCCTGCAAAGCCCGTCGCTGACTGACCTGGCCGTGCTCGACCGCGAATGCACCAAAGCCGGCTTGCCACGGCCGGTGTTGCCGGTGTCGGTGGGTAATCTGCTGGAGCCAGCGGCGTTCTTCTACCTGACACCCGCACCCGACTGGCTCGGCCGTCAGGACAAGCGCGGTGCACCGCCGACCCTGACACGGCTGGTCAGCGCCCTGAGCCAGAACGCCGCCGAAGATGCGCAAATCATTCCGGTCAGCGTGTTCTGGGGCCAATCGCCAGACAGCGAGTCGAGCCCGTGGAAGCTGCTGTTCGCCGACAGCTGGGCAGTGACCGGGCGCCTGCGGCGGCTGATGAGCATCATGATTCTCGGGCGCAAAACCCGGGTGCAGTTCTCCGCGCCGATTCACCTGCGTGAACTGATCGAACACAACAAGGGCCACGAGCGCACCGTGCGCATGGCCCAACGCATTCTGCGCGTGCACTTCCGCAATCTGAAGACGGCGGTGATCGGGCCGGACATTTCCCACCGACGCAACCTGGTCAAAGGCCTGGTCAATCAACCGCTGGTGCGCCAGGCCATTCTCGACGAAGCCGAGCGCGAAAACATCACCCCCGAAAAAGCCAAGGCCCAGGCGCTGCGCTATGGCAACGAGATCGCCTCGGACTACACCTACACCGCCATCCGCTTTCTCGAAGTGGTGCTGAGCTGGTTCTGGAACAAGATCTACGACGGGATCAAGGTCAATCACATCGAAGGCGTGCAGAAAGTCGCACCGGGCCACGAGGTGATCTATGTGCCGTGCCATCGCAGCCATATCGACTACCTGCTGCTGTCCTATCTACTGTTCCGCAACGGCCTGACTCCGCCGCACATCGCCGCCGGGATCAACCTCAACATGCCGGTGATCGGCGGCCTGCTACGCCGTGGCGGGGCGTTTTTCATGCGCCGCACCTTCAAAGGCAACCCGCTCTACACCTCGGTGTTCAACGAGTACCTGCACACTTTGTTCACCAAGGGTTTCCCGGTGGAGTACTTCGTCGAGGGCGGCCGCTCACGCACCGGGCGCATGCTGCAGCCGAAGACCGGGATGCTGGCGATCACCCTGCGCAGCTTCCTGCGCTCCTCGCGCATGCCGATCGTGTTCGTGCCGGTGTACATCGGCTACGAGCGGGTGCTCGAAGGCCGTACCTACCTGGGCGAACTGCGCGGTGCCAGCAAGAAGAAAGAGTCGATCTTCGACATCTTCAAAGTGGTCGGCGCGCTCAAGCAGCGCTTCGGCCAGGTCGCCGTCAATTTCGGCGAGCCAATCAAGCTCGCCGAATTCCTCGACAGCGAGCAGCCGGACTGGCGTTCCCAGGACCTCGGCCCGCAGTTTCGCCCCAACTGGCTCAACGAAACCACCCATCGCCTGGGCGAACGCGTGGCGCGCCACCTCAACGAAGCCGCGGCGATCAACCCGGTCAACCTGGTCGCTCTGGCGCTGCTGTCCACCAGCCGCCTGGCCCTGGATGATCGAGCCATGGCAAGGGTCCTCGACCTGTACCTGGCGCTGTTGCGGCGCGTGCCTTATTCGCCGCACACCACCTTGCCGGAAGGTGACGGCCGCGCGCTGATCGAGCACGTCAAGGACATGGACCTGCTCTCCGAGCAGAGCGATGCGCTGGGCAAGATTCTCTATCTGGACGAACAGAACGCCGTCCTGATGACCTATTACCGCAACAACGTCCTGCACATCTTCGCCTTGCCGGCGTTGTTGGCGAGCTTCTTCCAGAGCGCCTCGCGGATGAGCCGCGAACAGATCCTTCGCTACAGCCGTGCGCTCTATCCGTACCTGCAATCGGAGTTATTCATCCGCTGGTCGCTGGACGAACTGGACGCGGTGATCGATCAATGGCTCGAAGCCTTCGTCGAACAGGGCCTGCTGCGTTTCGAGAACAACGTTTACCTGCGACCGGCGCCGAGCTCACGGCATTTCGTACTGCTGACCCTGCTGTCCAAGAGCATCGCCCAGACCCTGCAGCGCTTCTACATGGCCATCTCGCTGCTGCTCAACAGCGGCCAGAACACCCTCAGCGCCGAAGAACTGGAAGACCTGTGCACGGTCATGGCCCAGCGCCTGTCGATCCTGCACGGCCTGAACGCTCCGGAGTTTTTCGACAAGAGCCTGTTCCGGCACTTTATCCAGACCTTGCTTGACCTTGATGTGTTGCGCCGCGATGAAGCCGGCAAACTCAGCCACCACGAGTTGCTCGGTGAGTTGGCTGAGGGTGCGGCCAAGCGCGTATTGCCGGCGGAGATTCGCCTGTCGATCCGTCAGGTGGCGTTGCATCGCAGCGAAGATGCCGCAGATCAACCGATGCCCGCGCAAACCCTCTGA
- the dapE gene encoding succinyl-diaminopimelate desuccinylase — protein MTAHADLSPTLQLAIDLIRRPSVTPLDADCQKQMMQRLGDAGFMLEPMRIEDVDNFWATHGSQDGPVLCFAGHTDVVPTGPVAAWQIEPFNALIDEHGMLCGRGAADMKGSLAAMTVAAERFVADYPNHKGKVAFLITSDEEGPAHHGTKAVVERLVARKERLDWCIVGEPSSTSLVGDVVKNGRRGSLGAKLTIRGVQGHVAYPHLAKNPIHLAAPALAELAAEHWDHGNDFFPPTSFQISNVNSGTGATNVIPGELVAVFNFRFSTESTVEGLQQRVADILDKHGLDWHIDWALSGLPFLTEPGALLDAVASSIKDITGRDTHASTSGGTSDGRFIATMGTQVVELGPVNATIHQVNERVLASDLDVLTEIYYQTLIKLLA, from the coding sequence ATGACGGCCCACGCCGACCTTTCGCCGACCCTTCAACTCGCCATCGACCTGATTCGCCGCCCGTCGGTGACGCCGCTGGATGCCGACTGCCAGAAGCAAATGATGCAGCGTCTGGGCGATGCCGGTTTCATGCTGGAGCCAATGCGCATTGAAGACGTGGATAACTTCTGGGCCACCCACGGCAGCCAGGATGGTCCGGTACTGTGCTTCGCCGGTCACACCGACGTGGTGCCGACCGGCCCGGTGGCGGCCTGGCAGATCGAGCCGTTCAACGCACTGATCGACGAACACGGCATGCTCTGCGGCCGTGGCGCCGCCGACATGAAAGGCAGCCTGGCGGCGATGACCGTGGCGGCCGAGCGCTTCGTCGCCGACTACCCCAACCACAAGGGCAAGGTCGCGTTCCTGATCACCAGCGATGAAGAAGGTCCTGCGCACCACGGCACCAAGGCCGTGGTGGAACGCCTGGTGGCCCGCAAGGAGCGCCTGGACTGGTGCATCGTTGGCGAACCGTCGAGCACAAGTCTGGTCGGCGACGTGGTCAAGAACGGTCGTCGCGGCTCCCTCGGCGCCAAGCTGACCATCCGTGGTGTGCAGGGTCACGTGGCCTACCCGCACCTGGCCAAGAACCCGATCCACCTTGCCGCCCCGGCCCTGGCCGAACTGGCCGCCGAGCACTGGGATCACGGTAACGACTTCTTCCCGCCGACCAGTTTCCAAATCTCCAACGTCAATTCCGGCACCGGCGCGACTAACGTAATCCCCGGCGAACTGGTCGCGGTGTTCAACTTCCGTTTCTCTACCGAGTCCACCGTCGAAGGCCTGCAACAGCGGGTCGCCGACATCCTCGACAAGCACGGCCTGGACTGGCATATCGACTGGGCGCTGTCCGGCCTGCCATTCCTCACCGAACCCGGCGCGCTGCTGGATGCCGTGGCGTCGAGCATCAAGGACATCACCGGTCGCGATACCCACGCTTCCACCAGCGGCGGCACCTCGGACGGGCGTTTCATCGCCACCATGGGCACCCAGGTGGTCGAGCTTGGCCCGGTCAATGCGACCATTCACCAGGTCAATGAGCGGGTCCTGGCCAGCGACCTCGATGTGCTGACCGAGATCTACTACCAGACCCTGATCAAGTTGCTCGCCTGA